The window TGAGCCGCATGCTGGGCCAGGCCAATGTGCGCAGCATTATTGTGCGCGTTAAGGATGAATACCCGAGCGCGGCCGCCGAAAATGCGATTTTAAGCCTGCTGGAACAGCGCCACGGCGCGCAGGATGTATTTACCCAGAACTCCGACAGCATCCGCGAAACCATTCAGCAGACCACGCAGACCATGACGCTGCTGGTGTCCGCGATTGCGGTGATTTCGCTGGTGGTCGGCGGCATTGGGGTAATGAACATCATGCTGGTTTCAGTCACTGAGCGCACGCAGGAAATCGGCGTGCGCATGGCGGTTGGCGCGCGCCAAAGCGACATTCTGCAGCAGTTCCTGATTGAAGCCGTGCTGGTCTGCATTTTGGGCGGCATTTTAGGCGTGCTGCTGTCTTTAGGCATTGGGCAGATTATCAGCCATTTTGCCGGCGATACCTTCCAGATGGCCTATTCAACCACCTCGATCGTGGCGGCTTTTGCCTGCTCCAGCATGATCGGCATTGTGTTCGGCTTTATTCCCGCCCGCAACGCCGCGCGCTTAAACCCCGTCGACGCCCTGTCCAGAGAATAAGGAAATGAACATGCAGATGAATTTAACCCGGCTGGCAGGCGCCCTAATCTTAGCCAGCGCACTGGCCGGCTGCGCAGCCGTTGTCAAATCGCCTTATCAGGCGCCGGCGCTGCAGATGCCGGCGGACTTTCAAAACAGCCAAGCGCTGAGCCGGCAGGTGCAGGCTGACGCTTATGCGGACCAGTGGTGGACGCTGTTTGGCGATGCGCAGCTGAACCAGCTGATTCAGCAGGCCTTTAATGCCAATTCAGACTTGGCTGTAGCCGGAATCAACTTGCAGACAGCCCGCCTAAAAGCAGGGCTAGCTCAGAATAAGCAGGGCCTGCGCGCCAGCTCCAGCGCTTCTGCCGGACATAATATAGACCTGCATTCTGGCGACGATGCATCGCGCGGCTTATCGCTCAGCGCCGGGGTCAGCTACGAGCTGGATTTATTCGGCAAACTGGCGCGCCAGACTGAAGCGGCCAAATGGGAAGCGCTCGCAAGCGAACAGGATCTGCAGGCCACTGCGCAAAGCCTGGTGGGCACAGCGGCCAGCCTGTACTGGCAGCTGGGCTATTTAAATGAACGCAGCGCCATTGCGGCGCAGAATCTGGCCACGGCGCAAAAAACCTATGAACTGGTGCGCGCGCAATACCGCGCCGGCGCAGTCTCAGGCTTGGACCTTACGCAGGCGGAGCAGTCTGTGCAGAGCCAGAAGTCGGCATTAAGCCAGACCGCGCAGCTGCAAGTCCAAGCCCGCACTGCTCTTGCCACGCTGCTGAATCAGCCGGTGCAGCAGCTGAATATTGCCGAACCGCAGCGCCTGCCGCGCATTGCGCTGCCGGAGATTGCATCCGGCTTGCCGGCAGAACTGCTGTCGCGCCGCCCCGACCTGCAGGCCAGCGAGCTGCGCCTGCGCAAGGCGCTGGCGGCTAAAGATGCGGTCAAAGCCGGCTATTATCCATCCATCAGCTTGACCGGAAATCTGGGCGCGTCCAGCACCTCATTGAGCAGTCTGCTGCAGAACCCGGCGCTGACTCTAGGCACCAGCCTGAGCCTGCCTTTCCTGCAGTATAATGATATGAAGAAGGATTTGGCGGTCAGTGACCTGGAGTATGAAAAAGCCATTATTCAGCACCGTCAAACGCTGTACCAAGCCTTTGCCGATGTGGAAAACGCCCTGTCCAGCCGCACTGAGCTGAATAAGCAGGCGGCGCTGCAGGAGCGCAATCTGCAGCTGGCGGAAAAAACCGAACGCCTGACGGAAGTGCGCTACCGCAACGGCGCGGTGGCGCTGAAAAACCTGCTGGATGCGCAGGAGACCACGCGCAATGCGCGCCTGACTTTGGCGCAGACCAAGCAAAGCCAGTACAATGCCTATGTCACCTTAATGCAGGCATTGGGCGGCAGCCCGGTGCGGCAGCTGCCTTAAGAGTAACTGGCAGGAGTTGCCAACAGAAAAAAACCGAAGCTGAAGCATTAATGCCAGTCAGTTAAGAAACTGACTGGCTTTTTCTTTTTAAATTCTAGAGCTACTCAAATAGATCTGTTTCATAAATCAATAAATGATCATTTATTGGCAGTAAAATTAATATTGAAATCTCCTTCTCTTGCGCCATACATGGCTCAGGGAGAAGGTTGGGATGAAGGGTTTTTTTTAATAAAATCCTCTCCCTAGCCCTCTCCTTGAAAAGGAGAGGGAATTTCCATTGTGAATTAAATGCTGTTTAAAAAACAATTGTATAGCTTGTATTTTTGGTAAAAGTCTTTTATTGCAAAACTCCTTAACTGATCAGCATTAAGCTGAAGCCTCAGTTTTTTGATTAAAACTTTGATTCCTGATTGAAATACGCTTCAATGTTTTTCAGCAGTTCAGCGCAGCGCGCATGCCCCATGGCGCGGCCTTTTTCCAGCCATTCCTGAGCCGCAGCCAAATTGCGCTCAACGCCCTGCCCATACAGATGCATTTGGCCTAAATGGCTGTATGCATCGGCATCGGCCTGTGCAGCCGCCTGCCGGTAATATTCAAGCGCAAGCTCTAAGTCTGCTTCTACACCTAAGCCCTGCGCATGAATTTCACCCAGGCGGTTCAGGGCAGCGCCATTGCCCTGCTGGGCCGCCTGCTTTAAATAGTGCAGCGCCAAGGCTGAGCTCTGATGCAGGCTGTTTTCCTGAGCGTAAAACCGGCCTAATTCCGCCTGCGCTAAAGCATGGCCGGCGTCTGCAGCTTGCTGCAGGCAGTTATGGGCTTGCGCTGGATCATGCAGTTCCGCAAAAAGCTGCCCTGCATGCAGCCGGTAGAGCATCCATAAGGCCTCTTTAGAGCCAAGTTCAGACGCCTGCTGCAAATAAGCTGCGGCCTTTGTCCGGTCCGGCACAGGATAAGACGGCAGGCAGTAAAACAGGCCAATCACATAGTGCTGATCCGCACTGCTGCTGACCTCATAACGCCAGCCCTGCACAGCCGCCTGCCGGATCAGCGCCTCCGCCTTCCCGGCGTCCTGCGCCGTGCCGGTACCGTGCAGATAGCACAGCCCCAGCCCCATAAGGCTGATATGGCTTGGCCTGCATTGATGCGCATGCTGATACAGCGCAAAGGCTTTCTGCGGATTGTGAGCTACCAGATATTCCTCATAATACAGGGCCGCGAGCGCGCACAGCGCCTCAGGATTCTTTTCCTGCGCGGCTTCTGACCAGTAGCGGAAAGCCAAAGTTTCATTCTTGCCGGCATGCCAGCCGTGAAAATAGGCATCGCCCAGCTGCGCCTTCGCCTGAGGGCTTTTATGCTCTTTGGCCTGAATCATTAAGTCTGACCAGACCCGCTGGCGCTGGCCGGCGTCATATTTCCCCATCAGCACCGCCTGCCGGTAAGCCGGCAGCTGGCGCTGATCCCCCAGTGCAATACAGGCTTTCATATGCTGCAAAGCGCGCATTTCATCGGGCGGCAGAAATAAGCCGAATTGCCAGCATTCGTAAAGCTGCTGATGGGCAGGCAAATGCCCCTGCTCCGCCGCCTGAAACAGCGCATGCAGGCCGGCGCTGATCTGCTGCGCTTCCCCCGGAGCTAAGTAATGCTGCGCCAGCTGATGCTGCGAGCTGGCATGGCCATTTTCCGCATTGCGCTGCAGCAGCGCCAAATGCTGTTCAGCCAGCCCATCGCCCTGATGCGACAAGGCGTTTATGCGGTATTGCGCATCCAGATGCCCTAATGCGGCCGCGCGGCGGTGCCAGTACAGCGCTTTTTCCACATCCTGAAGCGCATCTTCATAGAATAGGCCCAGCTGATACGCCGCATCGTCGCCGCCTGAGCGGAACGCCTTTTCAAGAAAGCTGACCGCATTCTGCTGATTTTTCTCGCGCCCCAGCCCATGCAGATGCATCAGCCCCATTTGCGTATAGGCCTGCGGCAGTTCATGCTGCTTAGCCAAGCCGTCATAAATTTGATAAGCCTGCTGATAATCCGGCTGGCTGGCGCCGCTTAAGCGCGCGGCATGCTGCAGCTGCGCATCAATATGGTCCAGCCATAAATCATGCTGCGCCGCGCCGGACTGATCGCGCTTTACCGGATCTGGACGCTTCCACATCCAGAATGCCAGCCCAGAAATCCCCAGTATCAATACCAGCATGAACCACATAGCAACCCCATACCGTCAAATTTTTTATTTAGAATACTGCGGCTTATTCTAAGTCCTGCGCTGAAAAAAAGCACCGGAACCGGCGCTTTTGTTTTTCAGAAAATGCATGCTGCTTCAAATTTTCACGCGCTTTGCATCCAGCTTTTTCAGCGCTTCCGATACCGCAATCATAGCGAAGCTGGACGTCACCACTACCGCAGAGCCGTAGCCGCCGCAGCGCAGGCCGGCGCTGGCGCAAACCTCCGCGCTGGAAAATGGATTATCCGTTGAATACACGCAGGTGATGCCGAATTTTTCTTTGGGCTTTTTGCAGATGCCCTTGCTGCGCAGCTGCGCGCGCAGTTTCGCCAGCATCGGGTCCTGTTCAGTTTTTGATAGGTCCGCCACGCGGATTTTCAGCGGATCGAGCTTGCCGCCTGCCCCGCCGGACACAATCAGCGGAATTTTATTGAAGCGGCAATGCAGCATCAGCGCCAGCTTGGCTTTGACGTCATCAATGCAGTCTAAAATCAGGTCAGGCGCGCCGGCCAGCAGTTCCTTGAGATTTTCCGGCGTTAAATAGTCATCAATCAGATTGAGCTTAATTCTGGGGTTGATCTCGCGGCAGCGTTCCGCCATGACCTCAATTTTTTCCCGGCCCAGCGTTGCCGTCATGGCCGGCAGCTGGCGGTTGATATTCGAGGCCGCCACCACATCCATGTCAATCAGGGTCAATTCGCCAATGCCGGTGCGGGCCAAGGCTTCCGCCGCCCAGGAGCCGACGCCGCCGATGCCGATCACCATGACATGGCTTTGCTCATAATGCTGAAAGCTGCCCTCGCCGTAAATTTTGGCTGCGCCGGAAAAGCGGCGTTCATATTCATCATCTTGGAGCAGTTCAGTCATTCTTCGGCTTAATCTTCAGCAGGGAGAGCGCGCTATTTTAGCAAATTCAGCGCCGAAGTGTATGCCCTGCCGGCCTCAGCGCAGGCAATAAAAAAGAGGCTGTGCGCCTCTTCCTTATGCTGCCGGAACTCAGTCTTTATTCATAATAAAGAAATACTGGCGGTAATATTTCAGCTCTGCGATTGAATCGCGGATGTCATCCATCGCCAAGTGCGAGGCGTTTTTCTTCAGGCCGCTCATGATTTCCGGGCGCCAGCGCTTCGCCAGCTCTTTCACCGAAGACACATCCAGATTGCGGTAATGGAAATACTGCTCCATTTCCGGCATTAAGCGGTGCAGGAAGCGGCGGTCCTGGCAGATCGAGTTGCCGCACATCGGTGAAGATTTCGGGTTGACCCATTTCTTCAGGAAGTCCAGCGTCTGCTGCTCGGCGTCCTGCGCGGTCAGCTTGCTGCGGCGCACGCGCTCAATCAGGCCGGACTGGCCGTGCTGGCGGGTGTTCCATTCGTCCATGGCGTTCAGTACGCGGTCCGATTGATGCACAGCCAAAACAGGGCCTTCCGCCAGAATATTCAAGTTGTCGTCCGTCACAATGGTCGCAACTTCAATAATCTGATCGTTATCGGTATCCAGACCTGTCATTTCAAGGTCAATCCAAATCAGGCGGGTATCCGGCGTGCTGCTCATAAATGTGCAATCTTATTAGGCTGAAAAACCGCTATAGTAGCAAATTTATTGGCCGCGCGCTGTAAATAGGCCCGGCTTCATGCTATTTTTGCCATCTGGTTTCCATGGTTTTTTTAGGATATGAATGGCCCTCATCCGTAAGCGCCGCCTGACCGAACAGCAGCAGCGCCGCATTCAGCAACAGCACAAATCCCGTCAGGAAGAAATTGATACCTCCAATGATCTTGAAGGGCTGGTCGTGCAGCATTACGGCCGCCAGCTGGAAGTTCAGGCCCTGTCCGTTCCGCATCCCCATCCGGAAAAGCCTGAGGTTTGCGCAGGCGAGCCTGAACCGTTTTGGAAGCCAGTTGAGCTGGGCAGCATCTGGCGCTGCCATACCCGCACCAATCTGGAAGCCTTAGTGACCGGCGACCGGGTCAAATGGCAGGCCGACCCGAATACCGGCCTGGGCATTATTACCGCCATCCATCCGCGCCAGTCTTTGCTGACCCGCCCCGACCGCTACCACAAGGTCAAGCCGGTGGCGGCCAATGTCAGCCTGATTGTAATTGTCTTCGCCTCCTTTCCTGAAGTTGCGCCAAGCCTGATTGACCGCTATCTGGTGGCCTGCGCCAATGCCGAGATTCCCGCCCTGCTGGTGCTGAACAAAATGGATCTGGTTCAGGAAAATGATCCGATTCTGACCCTTATTCAGGAATATAAAGACCTGGGCTATGAAGTCATGCAGACCCAGTCCAGCGGCGATGTTTCCGCGCTGGCGCAGCGCCTGGCCGGCGAAACCGTGGCCTTTGTCGGCCAGTCCGGCGTGGGCAAAAGCTCGCTGATCAATACCATCGTTCCGGAAGCCGCGCAGAAAACCAATGTGATTTCTGAAAACTCGGCACTGGGCCAGCACACCACCACCTCAACCCGCTTAATTGCTTTCGGCGACAACGCCGCCCTGATTGACTCGCCCGGCATCCGCGAATTCGGCCTGTGGCATTTGAATACTGAAAGCGTGCAGCACGGCTTTCCGGAAATTTTCAATCTGCTCGGCTGCTGCCAGTTCAGGAACTGCACGCATAAGCATGAAAAGCAGTGCGCCTTGCGCGAAGCCGCCGCTAAAGGCGAGATTTTGCCCCGGCGCCTGGAAAGCTATTTGCGCCTGATTGATGAAATTGCCGAGGCGCAGCAAAAAAATTAGTTTTTATTCCGCCCCTGCCCTTGAAGCAGTGATTTTGATCACCATATTTATCAGCTATACTCTTGGCAGTTTTTGAATTGTGATTAGGTGACTTGTGGAACGTTGGTTCGAGTTTATGGGGAATCACCCCTTTTTATTTGGCTCACTTGCTGTATTAGTGGTGCTGTTCTTCCTTTTAGAAGGCCAGCGCAATGGCCGCAAAATTTCACCGCAGTCGCTGGGGATTCTGGTTAAAGCGAAAAACGCCATGCTGATTGACCTGCGCGATGCGAAAGATTTCCGCGAAGGCCACATCAGCGGCAGCCGCAACATTCCGTACAGCCAAATTACAAAGCATGTTGAAGAACTGAAAACTTCTGACCGCCCACTGGTCTTTGTCTGCAACTTAGGCCAAGTGGCCGGTTCAGCGCTGCAGCAGGTCGGCCATGCCGATGCCTACCGCCTGGACGGCGGCATCAGCAACTGGAAAGCGCAAGGCTTGCCACTGGTAAAAAGCAAATAATACGCTAAAGGAGAAACAACATGGCTGAAGTTACGATTTATTCAACCACCGTATGCCCATACTGCATCCGCGCAAAACAGCTCCTTGAGCGCAAAGGCGTCGCCTATAAAGAAATTAATTTATCCAACGAAGCGCCTGAAGCGCGCGTTGAATTGATGCAGCGCACCAATCACCGCACCGTGCCGCAAATCTTTATCGGCGAGCAGTTTATTGGCGGCTTTGACCAGCTTTACGCTTTAGAGCGCGAAGGCAAGCTCGATGAATTACTGGCTTAACCGCCGCAATAACATTACATCTTCATAATTAAGGATTTAAGAATGAGTGAAGAACAACAAGCTCAACCGCAATTGGCATTAGAGCGCATTTATACTAAAGATATTTCTTTTGAAGTGCCTGGGGCGCAAGTATTTACCAAAGAATGGCAGCCTGAGCTGAACATCAACCTTTCATCTTCGGCTGAAAAGATTGATCCAACGCATTTTGAAGTGTCTTTGAAAGTTGTGGTGCAGGCCAACAATGCCGGCGATACGGCTTTTATTGTTGATGTCACTCAGTCCGGCATTTTCCTGATTGACGGTGTTGAGGAAGAGCGCCTGCCGTACATTCTTGGCGCATACTGCCCGAACATCCTGTTCCCGTTCCTGCGCGAAGCGGTGAACGATATGGTCACTAAAGGCAGCTTCCCGCAGCTGCTGCTGACGCCAATCAACTTTGATGCTGAATTTGAAGCGAACCTTGAGCGCGCTCAAGCGGCTGCTGCCGAAGGCCAGGCTTAACCGCTGCGCTTTCAGGCCATACAGAAGCCGCTTGCGGCCCGCTGATCAGTTAAGGAGCTTAGCAATAAGTTCCTTAATTTTTTGGCCCCTTTCCGCCAAATGTGCGGATTTTATTTTTGTGATACTATTGCGCGCGATTGGCGGCGGCCGGATCAGCGCTGCGCCCGTGCATGCCCGCTCCCGGCTGCGCCCGAATATTGATTATGGCGCCTGTCCCAGACAAGGCCCCTTGCCCGCTTCATTCAGATTGCAGCATGGTTCACACAGCCATCAGCGCCGTTGCAGGCTGTAATTTACACCGCAAACTATTTTGTGCTTATGGTGTAAATCCAAACCGATTAACCCGCCTAAACACAGGTTTACACAGCTTCGCGCAGGCTGCGAAATGCAGATTAAAGGTATGATTTTTAATGACCATTAGCAAAACCATTGAAACCCCTCAATCTCCGCGGATCAGCGTTGCGCCGATGATGGATTGGACAACCAAAGACTACCGTTTTTTTGCGCGCCTGTTTAATCCGAATGTGATTCTGTATACCGAAATGGTGACGACCGGCGCGATTTTATTCGGCGACGCCAAGCGCCATCTGGAT is drawn from Acinetobacter sp. WCHAc010034 and contains these coding sequences:
- a CDS encoding rhodanese-like domain-containing protein; amino-acid sequence: MERWFEFMGNHPFLFGSLAVLVVLFFLLEGQRNGRKISPQSLGILVKAKNAMLIDLRDAKDFREGHISGSRNIPYSQITKHVEELKTSDRPLVFVCNLGQVAGSALQQVGHADAYRLDGGISNWKAQGLPLVKSK
- a CDS encoding ThiF family adenylyltransferase — its product is MTELLQDDEYERRFSGAAKIYGEGSFQHYEQSHVMVIGIGGVGSWAAEALARTGIGELTLIDMDVVAASNINRQLPAMTATLGREKIEVMAERCREINPRIKLNLIDDYLTPENLKELLAGAPDLILDCIDDVKAKLALMLHCRFNKIPLIVSGGAGGKLDPLKIRVADLSKTEQDPMLAKLRAQLRSKGICKKPKEKFGITCVYSTDNPFSSAEVCASAGLRCGGYGSAVVVTSSFAMIAVSEALKKLDAKRVKI
- the rsgA gene encoding ribosome small subunit-dependent GTPase A, coding for MALIRKRRLTEQQQRRIQQQHKSRQEEIDTSNDLEGLVVQHYGRQLEVQALSVPHPHPEKPEVCAGEPEPFWKPVELGSIWRCHTRTNLEALVTGDRVKWQADPNTGLGIITAIHPRQSLLTRPDRYHKVKPVAANVSLIVIVFASFPEVAPSLIDRYLVACANAEIPALLVLNKMDLVQENDPILTLIQEYKDLGYEVMQTQSSGDVSALAQRLAGETVAFVGQSGVGKSSLINTIVPEAAQKTNVISENSALGQHTTTSTRLIAFGDNAALIDSPGIREFGLWHLNTESVQHGFPEIFNLLGCCQFRNCTHKHEKQCALREAAAKGEILPRRLESYLRLIDEIAEAQQKN
- a CDS encoding efflux transporter outer membrane subunit — its product is MQMNLTRLAGALILASALAGCAAVVKSPYQAPALQMPADFQNSQALSRQVQADAYADQWWTLFGDAQLNQLIQQAFNANSDLAVAGINLQTARLKAGLAQNKQGLRASSSASAGHNIDLHSGDDASRGLSLSAGVSYELDLFGKLARQTEAAKWEALASEQDLQATAQSLVGTAASLYWQLGYLNERSAIAAQNLATAQKTYELVRAQYRAGAVSGLDLTQAEQSVQSQKSALSQTAQLQVQARTALATLLNQPVQQLNIAEPQRLPRIALPEIASGLPAELLSRRPDLQASELRLRKALAAKDAVKAGYYPSISLTGNLGASSTSLSSLLQNPALTLGTSLSLPFLQYNDMKKDLAVSDLEYEKAIIQHRQTLYQAFADVENALSSRTELNKQAALQERNLQLAEKTERLTEVRYRNGAVALKNLLDAQETTRNARLTLAQTKQSQYNAYVTLMQALGGSPVRQLP
- the orn gene encoding oligoribonuclease; translated protein: MSSTPDTRLIWIDLEMTGLDTDNDQIIEVATIVTDDNLNILAEGPVLAVHQSDRVLNAMDEWNTRQHGQSGLIERVRRSKLTAQDAEQQTLDFLKKWVNPKSSPMCGNSICQDRRFLHRLMPEMEQYFHYRNLDVSSVKELAKRWRPEIMSGLKKNASHLAMDDIRDSIAELKYYRQYFFIMNKD
- the grxC gene encoding glutaredoxin 3, yielding MAEVTIYSTTVCPYCIRAKQLLERKGVAYKEINLSNEAPEARVELMQRTNHRTVPQIFIGEQFIGGFDQLYALEREGKLDELLA
- the secB gene encoding protein-export chaperone SecB, producing MSEEQQAQPQLALERIYTKDISFEVPGAQVFTKEWQPELNINLSSSAEKIDPTHFEVSLKVVVQANNAGDTAFIVDVTQSGIFLIDGVEEERLPYILGAYCPNILFPFLREAVNDMVTKGSFPQLLLTPINFDAEFEANLERAQAAAAEGQA
- a CDS encoding tetratricopeptide repeat protein; this translates as MWFMLVLILGISGLAFWMWKRPDPVKRDQSGAAQHDLWLDHIDAQLQHAARLSGASQPDYQQAYQIYDGLAKQHELPQAYTQMGLMHLHGLGREKNQQNAVSFLEKAFRSGGDDAAYQLGLFYEDALQDVEKALYWHRRAAALGHLDAQYRINALSHQGDGLAEQHLALLQRNAENGHASSQHQLAQHYLAPGEAQQISAGLHALFQAAEQGHLPAHQQLYECWQFGLFLPPDEMRALQHMKACIALGDQRQLPAYRQAVLMGKYDAGQRQRVWSDLMIQAKEHKSPQAKAQLGDAYFHGWHAGKNETLAFRYWSEAAQEKNPEALCALAALYYEEYLVAHNPQKAFALYQHAHQCRPSHISLMGLGLCYLHGTGTAQDAGKAEALIRQAAVQGWRYEVSSSADQHYVIGLFYCLPSYPVPDRTKAAAYLQQASELGSKEALWMLYRLHAGQLFAELHDPAQAHNCLQQAADAGHALAQAELGRFYAQENSLHQSSALALHYLKQAAQQGNGAALNRLGEIHAQGLGVEADLELALEYYRQAAAQADADAYSHLGQMHLYGQGVERNLAAAQEWLEKGRAMGHARCAELLKNIEAYFNQESKF